The following is a genomic window from Amycolatopsis cihanbeyliensis.
GTTCAGCGCCACGGCGTTGGCGACCTGGTCCTTGCCGACCATCTCGGCGACGAAGGACTGCCGAGTGGGCACCTCGAGGGCGGCGAGACAGCCGAGCACGAAGCACAGCACGTACACCTGCGGGAGCGTGACCAGCCCGGTCACCTCCAGCAGGCCGAGCACCACGGCCTGCACCCCGGTGCCGGCCTGGATGGCGATGAGCAGCTTCCGCTTGTCCACCCGGTCGGCGAGCACGCCGCCCCACAAGGACAGCAGCAGGATCGGGGTGAACTGCAGCGCGACGGCCAGCCCGAGCGCGATCGGATCGTTCCCGCTGAGGGTGAGCACCAGCCAGTCCTGGGCGATGCGCTGCATCCAGGTGCCGATGTTGGAGATCACCTGGCCGGTGAAGAACAACCGGTAGTTCCGTACCCGCAGCGAGGAGAAAGTGCCCCACCGCGGCCGGGAGCCCGCGGCCGGTTCCCGGGTAGCGGCTAGTCCTGGATCGGCCTGCGCGCTACCCGGTGTACTCGGCATCTGTGTGTTACTGCTCCGCCATTCTGTCGATGATCTCCGCCGCCTCGGCGAGCACGGCGCGTTCCTCGTCGCTCAGTTTGGTGAGCTGCTCGTCCAGCCAGGCCTCGCGCGCCGAGATGGTGGCGTGCACGTGCTCCAGCCCCCGCGCGGACAGCGCGACGATCGCCTGCCTGCCGTCGGTCGGATGGGCGTTGCGCTCGACGTAGCCCAGCCCCTCCAGTGCGCTGATCACCCTGGTCATCGAGGGCGGTCGGACACCCTCCTTGCCCGCGAGCTGCCCCGGGGTGAGCGCCCCGCATTTGTGCAGCGTGGACAGGGCCGAGAGCTGGGTGAGCGAGACGTCCTCGTCGGTACGCTGCGCCCGTAACCTGCGGTTGAGGCGCACCACGGCCAGCCGCAGCCGGCTGGCCAGCGATCGCTCAGGCACGCGTTCCGACATATCGTTAGCATACCTTACGATCTGAGCCTCATCCGGGTGAATCTGGCCACCCGGTGTCCGTGCCGATCAGCCGAGCGCGGCCTCGATCGGCCCGATGCCGAAGTAGACCACGAAGGCGGCGGCCACGATCCACAGCAGCGGGTGCACCTGGCGCGCCTTGCCGGTGGCCGCGCGCAGCAGCACGAAGCTGACGAAGCCCGCACCGATCCCGTTGGCGATGGAGAAGGTGAACGGCATGACCACGATGGTCAGGAAGGCCGGGAGTGCCATCGAGAAGTCCCGGAAGTCGATCTCGGCGACCTGCCGGATCATCAGCGCGCCGACCACCACCAGCGCGGGCGCGGCCGCCTCGATCGGCACCACCTCGTACAGCGGGGTGAGGAACATCGCGGCCAGGAACAGCAGGCCGGTGACCAGGTTGGCGAGGCCGGTTCGCGCGCCTTCGGCGATGCCGGAAGCGGACTCCACGAAGACCGTGTTCGAGCTGGACGAGGCCGCGCCGCCGGCCACCGCGCCGAGACCGTCCACGAACAGCGCCTTACCCACCCTCGGCAGCTTGCCGTCCCTGCCGATCAGGTTGGCCTCCTTGCCGAGCCCGGTCATGGTGCCGATGGTGTCGAAGAAGTCGGTGAGCACCAGGGTGAACACCAGCAGGGCCGCGGTGATCGCAGGTACCTGCGCCCAGGCGTCGAAGGACACCTCGCCGACCAGGGAGAGGTCCGGGACACTCACGACGTCCTCGGGCAGCGCGGGGTAGGCGAGGTTCCAGCCCTTGGGGTTCACCCCCTGCGAGGGTCCGGCCTCGACAATCGCCTCCACCACGATGGACAGCACCGTCCCGGCGAGCACGCCGAGCAGGATCGCGCCCTTGACGTTCCTGGCGACCAGGATGCCGGTGATGATCAAGCCGACCACGAACACCGCTGTCGGCCAGGAGGCGATCGAGCCGTCGATACCGAGCCCGACCGGGACCGTGGTGTCCGCCGCGTCCGGGATCCGGCGCACGAAACCGGCGTCGACCAGGCCGATCAGGCAGATGAACAGGCCGATCCCCGCCGCGATGGCCGCCTTGAGTTGCGGCGGCACCGCGTTGAACACCATCGTGCGCACCCCGGTGACCACCAGTAGCAGCACGACCAGCCCGTTCACCGCGACCAGCCCCATCGCCGCGGGCCAACTCATCTGCGGCGCGATGGTCACCGCCACCAGCGCGTTGATGCCGAGCCCCGCGGCCATCGCGAACGGGTAGTTGGCGACGAGGCCGAACAGGATGGTCATCACCCCGGCGACCAGCGCGGTCACCGCGGCCACCTGGCCCACCGGCAGGATGTCGCCGAAGGCATCGGTCTTGGCCCCGGTGTCCTCGGCCGAGAAGCTGCCCAGGATGAGCGGATTCAGCACGATGATGTAGGCCATCGTGACGAAGGTGACCAGCCCCCCGCGGATCTCCGTGCCTGGCGTCGAGCCACGTTCGCTGATCTTGAAAAACCGGTCCAGAGTCGCCGGTACCGTCCTGCGTGCCATCGTCACCTGCCGGGAATGCGTGTTCCGTGCCGCGGGTAGCCTTCCTCAGGTGGAGGAACCGAGCAACGATGCCGGGGGCACGGGCGGGTTGTCCGCGCCGCCGGAGCTGCCGACACGGCTGCTCGAGCTGTGGCCGGTGGTCGTGGTGGGCACCGGACTGTGGCTGGCCGCGTTCCTCGTGTTGCTGCTGACCGGGCAGGACGGCGTGTGGTTGTGGACCACCCTGGCCGGGTGGGTACTCGGGCTGATCGGCTTCGGGGTCATGGCCTGGCAGCGCGTCGCCGCCCGGCGCGGCGCCCGGGGAGCGCAGCGGGGTCTCTGACGCACGCGAACGGCAAACTCGTGCGCGTGGCGGGCAAACTCGTGCACGTGGGGAGCAAACTCGTGCGCGTGGGGAGCAAACACGCCGCGAGCACGGTCAGGTGAGCAGGGTGGTGGCCGTGGGGTCGTCCAGCAGGGCGGCGAGCAGGTGCCGGTCCGGCCAGCGGTCGGCGGCCCAGGCCAGCGCGTTGGCCAGGCCCGCCGAGCTGTCCTCCGCATGCGGGTGCTCGGCGCACCACCAGGTCACCTCGTGCGGCTGCCCTTCGACGGTGACGGTCAGCCGGTCGTGCACCACCACCCCGCCCGCGGGAAGCTCGAGAGCCAGCAGCTCGGCGGCGAGTCGCACCGCGCCCAGCTCGGCCCAGTCCACGTACTCGCCGTCCGCGGGTGGCACGGCCGCCACGCACTCGCTCGCGGCCGGCAGGTCCAGCAGCTCGGCCAGCCTGCCTGCGCGGTCCCAGCCGGGCACCGCGACCAGCCGCCGCGCGGGCAGCACCGCGGCGAGCCACGGCCGGTCCAGCACCATGGCCCGCTCCGCGTCGGCCACCGCGCCCTCCAGGGTGCGCACCCGCTCGGGTGGGTCGAGCTCGGGCAGCGGCAGCTCCGCGTCGGCCAGCGCGGCATGCGCGCGGGCGGCGGGCCCCGGTGCCACCGCGCGCTCCGGATCACCGAGCCGGTCCAGCAACTCGGCCGCGTCCGCCGCATCGGCGATGACCAGTTCGGCCAGCACCCCGGCCGCCCGCAGCAGGTCGGCGCGCACCCCGAGGTCGGGCACCGGGTCGTACAGCCCGGCCAGCGCGGTGGCCTCGGGCAGCCGCCACTGCGCGGGGGCCCGCCCGGCCAGCAGCGCGTACCGGGCGATCCACCAGCCGGTATGCCCGCCCGGCTCGGTCAGCGCCCGCCAGGTATCCGGGCTCGCGGCGAGCAGCCGCAAGGCGGCCGGCCAGGCGTCGTCGGCGACCAGATCGAGGTCGCGCACGGCATGCACCCGGCAGGGGGCGACCGCGTCCCACCAGTCAGCCTCCTCGGGCAGGTCGTGCTCGGGGCCGGCCGGTTCCTCGTCGGTGAGCACGGTGAAGGAGTCGAGTACCCCGACGCCGGCGAGCACCTCGGCAGGCCAGCGGCCGGCGAACTCCGCGTCCAGCACCTCCAGCGGCGCGTCCGGGCCGAGTGCCTCCGGGTCCAGCACCTCCAGCAGCTCGGCTCCGGGCAGCACCAGCTCCTCGGCCCGCCGCCAACCCGATTCGCCCGGCAGGGCCAGCCCGGCGAGCCCGCCCGCGGCCCCGGGGCCGGACTCGGAAACCAGGCGCAGTAGCACCTCGGCCAGTGGTCCGGTGTCCATTCCGGACAGCGCGTCGGCGAGGCTGCGCTCGACCGCCTCGCGCAGCTCCGGCGCGGCGAGCAGGTCGGCGGGACCCGCCTTCCGCGCGCCCAGCCGCTCCAGCAGCGGGTGCGCGGCCTCCGGGTGCACCACGCGCAGCCCGACGATGTCCACTTCGGACAGCAGGCCCGGCAGCCCGGTACCGGTGTCGGCAAGCAGCGCCCCGCGCGGGCCCGGCAGGGTGCGCCCGTCCACCAGTGGAACCGGCAGCGCGCCCAGTTCGTCCAGCGCGAGCCGCCCACCGTCCACCGCGGCCAGCAGCGCCCCGTAGAGCCGGTACCACCAGCCCACCGGCCGCGCGATCCCGGTGACGGCCTCGATCAGCTCGGCGGTGCCGACCGGGGTGGCGCCCACCCGCGCGGCCACCCTGGCCCGCGGATGGCCGCACAGCGGAGCGGCCACCAGGCCGGGCAACACCTCCGCCAGCGGCTCGACCAGGTCGGGAGCGTCGGCCTCGAGCAGCCTGGCCCGCCCACCGGGTAGATCCGGCCCACCGGAGGCGGCGGGCAGCCACGGATCGGCACGCAGTGCCGCGCGCACCAGCTCGCGCACGGACTCATCTACTTCGGACAGCGGGAAGCCCGCGGCGGGGACCAGCGCGAGCCGGTGCTCCGGCGCGACCGCGCGCACCAGCTCGGGATAGCCTCGCGCGGCGGACTCCAGCACCGCGGTAGCCGCCTCGCCGGGCAGCACCCTGCGGCGGGAGGGCTCGATCGGCAGGGTCGCGATCAGCCTTGCGGGCAGGGACAGCCGCTCGTCGGTGGGGGTGGGCGCGTGCAGCACATCGGCCTCCAGCGGCCGTGGCACACCCGCCTCGTCCACCGGGAGCGCCCAGCGGGCGGCCGCACCCGGCACGGCGTGGGTCAGCCAGCGCAGCGTGGTGCCGTCCGGCCCGGTCAGCTCGAGCAGGCCCGCACCGAAGTCGGTGCGCCGCCACTCCTTGCCTTCCACCTCGATCGCGCCGAGCCAGGGCAGGGCCAGCAGCAGCTCGGGTACCTCGGCGGCGAGCCGGTCCACCAGCCCCGCCGTGTCCACCCCCTCGGCCAGCGGCAGCCGCACCTCGGTGTCGAAGCCCTCCGGTGGGGGCGGCTCCCCTGGCGGCAGCGGCCAGGGGAGCCGCAGTACCGGGACGGCCCCATCAGCGCCGGTGGCCGCCACGGTTCGGGCCGCGGAGAAGGCGACCCCGCCGTCGCGGGAGACCACCCGGGGTTCGGTGCAGACCGCGAGCACGGCGGCGAACCCCACGCCGAACCGGCCGACCGTGCGGCCCTCGGGCTTCGCCGAGGCCCGCAGGGAGGCCAGCGCGGCGACCCCGGCGGCATCCAGCGGGGCGCCGGTGTTGGCCACCCGCAGCTCGCGCCCGGCGAGCGTGACCCGCAGCCTCCCCGGGGTCCCCGCCAGTGCCGCGGCGTCCGCGGCGTTCTGCGCGAGCTCGACGAGCAGCCGGTCGCGGTAGCCGCCGACGCGCAGGTCGTGCTCGGCGTTGGTGTCCTCGGTGAACCGGGTCGGCGAGTCCCGCCAGGCCCGCAGTACCGAGGAGCGCAGCCCGTCGATCCCGAAGGACTCGGCGGGTTCAGCGGCCCGCGGATGCACTCGGCGCCTCGGTCAGTGGCGCGGAGTCCAGCAGGGAGTCGTCGTAGACCAGCTCGGCCACCGGCACCGAGGAGGCGGAGTCGACCCGCACCTCGGAATGCGCCCCGCAGCCGTACTCGACGTGCACCACATGCCCGTCCGCGGGCGCGATCTCGTTGCCGCACACTCCGAAGGCCGCGCTCAGCGAGCCGGCGAGGGAAAGGTAGAACCCGCAGGTGCCGCAGACGTCCGGCGCGCTGCGCGCCATATCGGAGCGCGGCCCGAACTCGCTCGCGCGCCACCGGCTCGCGGCCTCCTGCCTGCCGTACCTGGACAGCACCCGCTTGCGACCGAGGCCGATCTCGGTAACGACCTCCTCGACCTCCGGGTCGTCGGAGTCCAGGTAGGCGGGCACCAACCGCAGGTCGTCCTCCTCGGTGGGGAAGATGTCGCCGACCCCGAGGTCACCGGCCCGCACCCGGCGTTCCCACGGCACCCACCGTGGCGCGACCAGCGCGTCCGGCCCCGGCCGCAGCACCACCTCGCTGACCGTCACCGGCTCCTCCCTGCCCGCCGTGGCCACGGTGACCGACCACCGCCAGCCCCGGTAGCCGGGCAGGGTGGCCTCGAAGAGATGGCTGACCGAGACCGCGTCCTCCCGTTCGACGCCGACGTGCCCGCCGACCTGCTCGGTATCGGTATCGGCCACCGCCGCCTCCCTGGCGAGCTCCACCGCGCCCGCCAGAGCGTCCTGGATCGCACCGTCGTCGGCAGTCAGCAGCAGGGTCATGCCCCAATTGTGCAGCACGACCACGGCGAACTCGTGTCAGGCTGTCGGAGTGCGTACCGTCACCGCCTTGCTGATCACGGCCGGCGTGCTCGCCGCCTGCACGGGCACACCGGCACCGGGGCAGACCTCCGAGCGGGCCGTCGACCGGCTGCGGGTCGAGGTGCTCGAGGTGCTGCGGCACGACCCCGAGGCGTTCACCCAAGGACTCGAGTTGCACGGCGACACCCTGTTCGAGGGGACCGGGTTGGTCGGCGAATCCTCGGTGCGGGCCGGGCCGCTCGGCGCGGCGCCCCCGGTACGGGTGGACCTGCCGCCCCCGCTGTTCGGTGAGGGGATCACCGTGGTCGGTTCCCGGTTGTGGCAGCTGACCTGGAAGGGGGAGGTCGCCGTCGAACGCGACCGGGACACCCTCGCCGAGCTGCGCAGGGTCGAGTACTCCGGTGAGGGCTGGGGACTGTGCCACCAGCCGGAGCGGGGCAGGCTGGTGATGAGCGACGGCTCGGCCGAGCTCACCTTCCGCGATCCACGCACCTTCGCCGAGACCGGTTCGGTGCGGGTCGCCGCGGGCGGGCAGCCGGTGACCGAGCTGAACGAGCTCGAGTGCGTCGGCGACACCGTGTACGCCAACGTGTGGCGGAGCGACCGGATCCTGCGGATCGACCCCGGCAGCGGGGAGGTCACCGCCGAGATCGACGCCTCCGGCCTGCTCGATCCGGCCGAGCGCGCGGAGGCGGACGTGCTGAACGGTATCGCCGCGGTAGCGGGCACCGACCAGCTTCTGCTCACCGGGAAGCTATGGCCCAAGATGTTCCGGGTGAGACTGGTCGCGTCCGGCTGAGACGCGACCAGACCGACCTCGAGTACGGCAGGATTGACACATGCGCTTCGGTCCCCAGTCCGACCCGGACGGTACCCGGTCCGGCCGGCAGGGCAAGGGGCGCCGAAAAGGCAAGCGCAAGTGGACGCCCGAGCCCGGTTCGGACCGGCCGAGCCCGGTGGACCGCACCCGGGTCGAGCAGCCGCCCCCGCAGTCGCCCCCGCAGCCGACCCGGCAGGCCTACCCCGCGCAGTCCCGCGGCTACCCGCCCCCTCCCGCAGGGAACCCCGCCCCGACCGCGGACGACGCGCCCACCGGAGCGGTGCCCACGCAAGGGCCGCCGGCCGCGCCACCCCCGCCACAGCGGGGGGCGCGCCCGTATCCCCCGCCACCGCCGCCACCCCCGGACGACCGGTGGCGCAGCCGGCCCGCCTACCGCGAATCCGCGCCGCCCCCACCCCCGCCGGCCGCCGGCGATTACGAGCGGTACGGCACGGACGGCTACGAGCGTCGCCGACCGCCGCACCAGCCACCACCACCGACTCCACCGCCACCGCCACCTCCACCGCAGCCGGAGGATGACGAGCGGCCCGAGGCCAGGTCGGGTTTCGAACCGCCGCAGCAGGGCAGCGTGCCGAAGCTGCCGAAGAAGATCACCGTGACCAGGGTGGCCGCGCTGCGCGGCAGGCAGCTGACCGGGCAGGCCGTGGGAGCCTTCCACCGGGCGACCAGGGCGGACGGCGCGGACAAGTCCGGGCTGACCTCGATGACCTACGCGACCATGCTGAACTACGCCAGCGACGCCGCGATGGCGGTGGCACTGGCCAACACCCTGTTCTTCGCGGCGAGCACCGGGGAGAGCCGGGGCAGGGTCGCGCTGTACCTGCTCATCACGATCGCCCCGTTCGCGCTAGTGGCACCGGTGATCGGGCCGGCGTTGGATCGGCTCCAGCGCGGTCGGCGGCTGGCGATCTGCGTCACCTCGGCCGGTTCCGCGCTGATGTGCGTGATCATGGCGCTGCACTTCGACGACTGGGGCCTGTATCCGGCCGCGCTCGGCAAGATGGTGCTGTCCAAGTCGTTCATGGTGCTCAAGGCGGCGGTCGCGCCGAGAGTGGTGCCGCCGGACATCACCCTCTCCAAGACGAACGCGCGGCTGACCGTGTTCGGCCTCGGCGCGATGGGCGCTTCCGGCGCGATCGCCAGCGGGTTCAACTGGGCTTTCGGCTCCCCCGGCGCGCTCTGGTTCGCCGCGGTGATCTGCGTGGCGGGCGCGGTGCAGGCGATGCGCATCCCCGCCTGGGTGGAGGTCACCGAGGGCGAGGTGCCCGCTTCGCTGTCCGCGCACCCCGAGCGCGGGGCGAAGAAGAAACGGCAGCCGATGGGCCGGCATGTGGTGGTCGCGCTGTGGGGCAACGGCACGATCCGGGTGCTCACCGGGTTCCTGATGATGTTCGCCGCGTTCGCGGTGAAGGCGCAGACCGAGAACAGCGGGCAGAGCCCGTTCATGCAGTTGCTGATGCTGGGCGCGATCGGCGCGGCGGCCGGTACCGGCGGTTTCCTCGGCAACGCGCTGGGTTCCCGGCTTCATCTCGGCCGCCCGGACCAGGTGATCGTCGGCTGCGTCGCGGGTGTGCTGCTGGCCACCCTGCTGGCCACCGTGCTGGCCGGGCTCGGCACCGCGGCGATCGTCGGCCTGGTCGGGGCCACCGCCAGCGCGCTCGCCAAGATCAGCCTGGACGCGGTGATCCAGGACGACCTGCCGGACGCCTCCCGCGCCTCGGCGTTCGGGCGTTCGGAGACGGTGCTGCAGCTGTCCTGGTGCGGTGGCGGCGCGATCGGGCTGTTGCTGCCGCCGACGTACTGGATCGGCTTCCTCGTGGTGTCCGTGCTGCTGGCCGTCGGCCTCGCGCAGACCCACCTGGTGCGCAAGGGCAGCTCGCTGATCCCCGGACTCGGCGGCGACCGCCCGCTGCGCCCCGGCGCCACCGGCAACGGCGCCCCGCACGCGCAGTCCCACCGCTGACCACCGGGTGGGGAGGCTTTAGGCTCAGGCGCATGCTGCGTCGCCTGGCCGTTGTCGTTGCCTGTGCCGCGTTCGTGGCGGCCGGTTGCTCGGCCCCCGGCGCGCCCCAGGTCACCTTCTTCGTCGACGGGGACTCCGTCCAAGCGGCCCCGCTAATGCACTGTGACGTACGGGTACGTTCGTGCGAACAGGGCGGAACCGCGACACTACCCGCACGGCCCGGCTACCCGGTGCAGGTTTCGGTGCCGGCCGAGGTCAGCGATGCACCGTGGGTTGTGATAACCCAGTACGCCAATGCCTCGGGCGAGCGACAGGAACCCAAATGGCGGTTCTTCAGCCCCGGAACGCGGCACGCCTACACCGTCACCGGGGATCGCCCCGGTGACCAGGTACTGACCGTCGAGATACAGCAGGTCGGCGCCGCCTACGCGGCCGACCAAGCCGGTGATCCGCTCCTGGACGATTCGGGCGACCCACAACTGGTCACCCGCGGGATCTGGATACTCCGGATCGAGCCGGTCTAGGGGCGCATCACGGGTCAAGGTCGCGGGCCACCGCGCGCATCACCTCGGCGATTCGCTTGGTGTGCTTGCGGTCGGGGTAACGGCCACGGCGCAGGTCCGGCTGAACCCGGCTCTCCAGCAGCTTGATCATGTCGTCGACCAGCCCGTGCAGCTCCTCGGCGGGACGGCGCCGCGCCTCGGCCACCGAAGGCGGCGGGTCGAGCAGGCGGACCGAGAGGGCCTGCGGGCCACGCCGCCCGTCGGCGACGCCGAACTCCAGCCGCTGGCCGGCCTTGAGCCCCTCCACCCCCTGCGGTAGCGCGGCCTTGCGGATATAGACGTCCTCACCGCCGTCCTGGGTGACGAAGCCGAATCCCTTCTCCGCG
Proteins encoded in this region:
- a CDS encoding cold-shock protein, which codes for MPTGKVKWYDAEKGFGFVTQDGGEDVYIRKAALPQGVEGLKAGQRLEFGVADGRRGPQALSVRLLDPPPSVAEARRRPAEELHGLVDDMIKLLESRVQPDLRRGRYPDRKHTKRIAEVMRAVARDLDP
- a CDS encoding MarR family winged helix-turn-helix transcriptional regulator, coding for MSERVPERSLASRLRLAVVRLNRRLRAQRTDEDVSLTQLSALSTLHKCGALTPGQLAGKEGVRPPSMTRVISALEGLGYVERNAHPTDGRQAIVALSARGLEHVHATISAREAWLDEQLTKLSDEERAVLAEAAEIIDRMAEQ
- a CDS encoding DUF3027 domain-containing protein; this translates as MTLLLTADDGAIQDALAGAVELAREAAVADTDTEQVGGHVGVEREDAVSVSHLFEATLPGYRGWRWSVTVATAGREEPVTVSEVVLRPGPDALVAPRWVPWERRVRAGDLGVGDIFPTEEDDLRLVPAYLDSDDPEVEEVVTEIGLGRKRVLSRYGRQEAASRWRASEFGPRSDMARSAPDVCGTCGFYLSLAGSLSAAFGVCGNEIAPADGHVVHVEYGCGAHSEVRVDSASSVPVAELVYDDSLLDSAPLTEAPSASAGR
- a CDS encoding NCS2 family permease, coding for MARRTVPATLDRFFKISERGSTPGTEIRGGLVTFVTMAYIIVLNPLILGSFSAEDTGAKTDAFGDILPVGQVAAVTALVAGVMTILFGLVANYPFAMAAGLGINALVAVTIAPQMSWPAAMGLVAVNGLVVLLLVVTGVRTMVFNAVPPQLKAAIAAGIGLFICLIGLVDAGFVRRIPDAADTTVPVGLGIDGSIASWPTAVFVVGLIITGILVARNVKGAILLGVLAGTVLSIVVEAIVEAGPSQGVNPKGWNLAYPALPEDVVSVPDLSLVGEVSFDAWAQVPAITAALLVFTLVLTDFFDTIGTMTGLGKEANLIGRDGKLPRVGKALFVDGLGAVAGGAASSSSNTVFVESASGIAEGARTGLANLVTGLLFLAAMFLTPLYEVVPIEAAAPALVVVGALMIRQVAEIDFRDFSMALPAFLTIVVMPFTFSIANGIGAGFVSFVLLRAATGKARQVHPLLWIVAAAFVVYFGIGPIEAALG
- a CDS encoding glutaminyl-peptide cyclotransferase — encoded protein: MRTVTALLITAGVLAACTGTPAPGQTSERAVDRLRVEVLEVLRHDPEAFTQGLELHGDTLFEGTGLVGESSVRAGPLGAAPPVRVDLPPPLFGEGITVVGSRLWQLTWKGEVAVERDRDTLAELRRVEYSGEGWGLCHQPERGRLVMSDGSAELTFRDPRTFAETGSVRVAAGGQPVTELNELECVGDTVYANVWRSDRILRIDPGSGEVTAEIDASGLLDPAERAEADVLNGIAAVAGTDQLLLTGKLWPKMFRVRLVASG
- a CDS encoding sacsin N-terminal ATP-binding-like domain-containing protein, whose product is MHPRAAEPAESFGIDGLRSSVLRAWRDSPTRFTEDTNAEHDLRVGGYRDRLLVELAQNAADAAALAGTPGRLRVTLAGRELRVANTGAPLDAAGVAALASLRASAKPEGRTVGRFGVGFAAVLAVCTEPRVVSRDGGVAFSAARTVAATGADGAVPVLRLPWPLPPGEPPPPEGFDTEVRLPLAEGVDTAGLVDRLAAEVPELLLALPWLGAIEVEGKEWRRTDFGAGLLELTGPDGTTLRWLTHAVPGAAARWALPVDEAGVPRPLEADVLHAPTPTDERLSLPARLIATLPIEPSRRRVLPGEAATAVLESAARGYPELVRAVAPEHRLALVPAAGFPLSEVDESVRELVRAALRADPWLPAASGGPDLPGGRARLLEADAPDLVEPLAEVLPGLVAAPLCGHPRARVAARVGATPVGTAELIEAVTGIARPVGWWYRLYGALLAAVDGGRLALDELGALPVPLVDGRTLPGPRGALLADTGTGLPGLLSEVDIVGLRVVHPEAAHPLLERLGARKAGPADLLAAPELREAVERSLADALSGMDTGPLAEVLLRLVSESGPGAAGGLAGLALPGESGWRRAEELVLPGAELLEVLDPEALGPDAPLEVLDAEFAGRWPAEVLAGVGVLDSFTVLTDEEPAGPEHDLPEEADWWDAVAPCRVHAVRDLDLVADDAWPAALRLLAASPDTWRALTEPGGHTGWWIARYALLAGRAPAQWRLPEATALAGLYDPVPDLGVRADLLRAAGVLAELVIADAADAAELLDRLGDPERAVAPGPAARAHAALADAELPLPELDPPERVRTLEGAVADAERAMVLDRPWLAAVLPARRLVAVPGWDRAGRLAELLDLPAASECVAAVPPADGEYVDWAELGAVRLAAELLALELPAGGVVVHDRLTVTVEGQPHEVTWWCAEHPHAEDSSAGLANALAWAADRWPDRHLLAALLDDPTATTLLT
- a CDS encoding DUF2771 family protein — protein: MLRRLAVVVACAAFVAAGCSAPGAPQVTFFVDGDSVQAAPLMHCDVRVRSCEQGGTATLPARPGYPVQVSVPAEVSDAPWVVITQYANASGERQEPKWRFFSPGTRHAYTVTGDRPGDQVLTVEIQQVGAAYAADQAGDPLLDDSGDPQLVTRGIWILRIEPV
- a CDS encoding DUF2530 domain-containing protein, translating into MEEPSNDAGGTGGLSAPPELPTRLLELWPVVVVGTGLWLAAFLVLLLTGQDGVWLWTTLAGWVLGLIGFGVMAWQRVAARRGARGAQRGL
- a CDS encoding MFS transporter, with protein sequence MRFGPQSDPDGTRSGRQGKGRRKGKRKWTPEPGSDRPSPVDRTRVEQPPPQSPPQPTRQAYPAQSRGYPPPPAGNPAPTADDAPTGAVPTQGPPAAPPPPQRGARPYPPPPPPPPDDRWRSRPAYRESAPPPPPPAAGDYERYGTDGYERRRPPHQPPPPTPPPPPPPPQPEDDERPEARSGFEPPQQGSVPKLPKKITVTRVAALRGRQLTGQAVGAFHRATRADGADKSGLTSMTYATMLNYASDAAMAVALANTLFFAASTGESRGRVALYLLITIAPFALVAPVIGPALDRLQRGRRLAICVTSAGSALMCVIMALHFDDWGLYPAALGKMVLSKSFMVLKAAVAPRVVPPDITLSKTNARLTVFGLGAMGASGAIASGFNWAFGSPGALWFAAVICVAGAVQAMRIPAWVEVTEGEVPASLSAHPERGAKKKRQPMGRHVVVALWGNGTIRVLTGFLMMFAAFAVKAQTENSGQSPFMQLLMLGAIGAAAGTGGFLGNALGSRLHLGRPDQVIVGCVAGVLLATLLATVLAGLGTAAIVGLVGATASALAKISLDAVIQDDLPDASRASAFGRSETVLQLSWCGGGAIGLLLPPTYWIGFLVVSVLLAVGLAQTHLVRKGSSLIPGLGGDRPLRPGATGNGAPHAQSHR